The DNA segment CACATGCAGTGCACATGCAGCGGTTATAAAAAGTGTGATGGGCACATGACAGGGTAGTTGGCAGTTACAACCACATCCAAAGCATGACTAGTCGTGGGGCTAAAGTGGAGGCACGTTTTTGTAGCATGTCTATCATGTTTGCCCATCAGTTGGGGCTTGTCAACTGATTGTCTTATAAGCTGCCAAGTGTAAGTGGGTAGCCTGCACTATAAATATGTGCATAAATGTTAACCAAAAACGTCTAAGTGGAATTTCTAAGGGTGGGAAATTCGTTTTGGGGCAGGGAACTAGGGAGTTCTTTGTTCTTGGCCATAGGGTTGGCTTCTTTGTGATCGTGTATTCACATATTAATACGAGTTGAGAAGAGTTTTCTGTAAATTTGTGTGTgcctttactttattttactttGCTGCCTAAATCATTCTAAGTCCAAAAACgtccttaaaaataatttaagtGTTGGAAGGTTGAAAGTCAAGGCTAGGCTTGACTGCCGCACAGTGATGAACCTCGGGCGAAATTCGAAAACATAAATCACTCTTGTGACAGCACCTATAGCCACATTGTGACTTTGGGCACTctttaatttatatatttttttacatGAAATTCTCCCAAAATGATCGGATGGCATACTACTCCTCGCTTCTACATAGGTTCGCCCCTCGATCTCGATGGAAGTAAGATGATTGAATTAAATAGGTGTGAACATTTTGACAAAAACTGATGGTTCAGCCCAATCGACAGGAAATCAAATAACTTGAACACATTATGACTAGTGTTTTTGTTAAATGTCGGACGCTTATAGAACTAAATTCCTAAAAGAGAGGACCACACTTTTCCAATTTttactaaaaataaatagatcAATAAAATTGCAGAGTAGCTAACAAATTGCTAATCGCAATTCTCCCTCAGCATACACGTAAGTGATTATTCAAAAGTCAACTTTAGAACTTAAAAGTTCTAGATTTAGCACTATTTCTATATCCGTAGTCATTAACTAATTGAATGAAAGAAATGCATTCAATATTAGTTAACGTAATGTATTTTCTACATTCCAAAACAAATAAGCAAATTTTGAAATTCGTTAGGTTGACCTTTTTTGTTCTTCTGTTGAAAAGTGCCAAGAGACACTGTTTTTTTAGTGAGAAATACTCCTGAAACATCAACTATGCAACCCTAAAAACCTAATAATTATTGCGGAAGACAATATATAGAGAGGGATCAAATCACAATTATTACAGTCAAATTTTTCTATAACAATCTTGTTTGTTCCagatatttttggatgttatagcgaaTTGTTGTTATagaaacatatattataacagaACATGAAATTTGATTTCGGAAAAATTTAGCTTTTATAGTGAAATGATGTTATATAAGGATGCAATTATAGAGATGTCTGATTGTATATCTAAAGGTAGCTAATAAATAGTAAATGAGACAATAAAAAAGAAAACTAGGAGTTTACGAGGTTCGGCAAAATTTAATTTTTTGCCTAGTCTTCGGACACAATCAACTCAAACTTTAtctcactccaaaaatacaagtgaaatactataagagaaaaagaagatcACTCAAATGCCTTAGGAGATAAGAAGGCAAGTGAGAGGTgtttacaaataaaataaaaaggaaatggCTTTAATAATATCATGCATGACATCACATAAAGTATGATCATGCAAtgtaaatgcatgaaaaatgcatCTACCAATGTTCTCCTAAAAGAGGCTTCCAAATGTTCACATTAGTTCATATTAATCTTGTCAAAtttaacaaatctccaccttggcaagaTTCCATTGTTTCAATTTTCTCTCACtgataaattttgattgtgtcttcaaCTTCAATTTTCAaagttcaacaatgttgatcaagttcaaacaatgttgaaacttgatcgtaGTCACTATTTTTGTTAGCATATCGGCAGGATTGTCTGTAGTCCGAATTTTTTGAACTATGACTCCACCCTCTTCTATAATATCTCGTACAAAGTGAtatcgaacatcaatgtgcttcgtccttgcatgataaacttggttttTTGCTAATTGGATAGCACTTTGATTATCACAAAATAGTGTGATGCTTTCTTGACCAATACCAAGCTCTCTAAGCAATctttgaagccaaattgccttaTAGCCTCCGTAATTACTATGTACGCTGCCTTAGTAGTAGACAAAATAAccgttgactgcaaagtagacttccaactatcTAGTGCATTTGCAAAAGTAAAAACATAAGTAGTAGTTGATCTATGCTTGTCCAAATCACCCGCATAATCCgaatcacaatatccaactaGATACTGACTATCTTCCTGCTCAAAAATCAATTCAACATCTATAGTATTacgaatataccgtagaatccattTCACAGCTTGTCATTGCTCCTTTCTTAGATCATGCATATACCTGCTTACAACTTTGATAGTATGTGAAATATCAGTTCTTGTGCAAACCATttcatacatcaagctaccaacgaCATTCGCATATGGTACtcttgacatatactctcgttcaacTTAATTCTTCGGCGATGTAGCAGCACTAAGCTTAAAGTGAGGAGCAAGCAGAGTGCTAACCGACTTCATATTCTCATTCATGCCAAATCTATCAATTACTCTCTATTCTTTCTGAGATAGAAAAAGTTTCTTTGAATGTCTATCTCTCTTAGTTGAATCATCATCTTCTCAATTTTCTCTTGACTTTTGGTAGCTagcaacatatcatcaatgtataAGAAAAGATATATGAAGGACCCGTCCTCAAGCTGGGCagatacacacaatgatcgtatttgcttcttgTGTACTTCTGTcgcaacataaacttgtcaaatctagaagattgtttcaatccgtacaatgattttgtaagtttgcacaccatattttcctttccaacaactttgaatccttctggctgagtcatataaattttctcttctaagtctcaatgtaaaaatgcagtttttacatcTAACTAAACTAGTTCCAAATTcaactgtgctaccaaagccaacaaaACTCTAATGGAAGAGTGTTTCATGACGGGAAAAAACACCACATTAGAATCAATttcctccttttgagcatatcctttggccaccaatcttgctttgtagcaaatatcttcttggttaggaaaccttctttctttgcaaatacccatttgcaccaaATTGCTTTCTTGCcattcgggagattggccaatttCCATGTACGATTATGATGAAGGGACTGCATTTCTTCATTCATGGAAATCCTCTACTTattttcttctgaactttggattGCGTCTCTATAAGAGGTAGGAACACCACCAGCTACAATTGAGGCTGCATAAGCCACCATCTCTATGAGACGAGCAGGTTTCTATATTGTTTTTTTTGGcttgctggttgctattgattcaagttgttgttgaggttcctgagttggaatgtCCCTTTCCACTGGCTCTTCTTCTAGAGGAAAATCTTCTGTTGTTTCCTCGTTTTCTCCCTGTGTTGGAAAATTTAATTTTTCCTCGAATTCTACCTCCTTTGAAGCACCATCAATTTGTTTGACATCTTCAATTGTCACCTAATCTGTTAtggcagattcatcaaaggtaacatctctgttgaatataattttttccTTCTCTGGATGCCATAAGCAATATCCCTTGACTTCAGAAATAATCCCCATAAATATAGCTTTCTTTGctcttggatccaattttgactctttcACATGATAGTATGCAATTGAGCCAAATACATGCCAAAAACTATAATCTTCaacaggttttccataccatttttcaagtGGTGTCTTGCCACCAATAACGGCAGATGGTAAACGATTAATGAGGTGGAATGCATATGTTATTGCCTCGGCCAAAAATTCTCTGCCCAAGCCAGTATTGGACAACATACACAGAACCTTCTTCAGCAAAGTCTGGTTCATACGTCAGACCATTTCATTCTGTTGTGGCGTATTTCTGATAGTTAAATATCTCATAATGCCATCATCTTCACAAATCTTATTgaaaatattatatttatattcTCCACTGTTGTCTGTGCAAAGACACTTTATCTTTCTGCCTGTTTGAGACTCTATCATCGCCTtctatttgagaaaaattcccaacacctCATCATTGGTTCTCATTGCATACACTCACACTCTCCGGGATAAGTCATCAATAAATGTTACAAAATAGTGTTTCCCACCTagtgaaggtgttttggaagcaCCCCAAATATCAGAGTGAACATAATCCAAAATACTTTTAGTATTATGGATAGATGTTCCAAATTTAACCTTTGTCTGtttgctcacaaaactccaaattGTAagtctttactccttttaacaatccttgatctgataaaattttcaaggattttcctccagcatgtcacaAGCGCATGTGCCCTAGCTTGGGCGCTTTTGCCTCCTTGTCATTactggatgtcactgtcactATCTCAATAACTGTACTAATGTGATAATGGTACATGTTATTGTTCTCCGAATTTTCTTCATTATCACCAGTATACCAGAGCATATTCTCATGACCCCATTTTCTACAATGACTCTGAACCCCTTTGACTTGAGGGCTCCCACAGAAATGAGATTTTTTTCTTTAAATCCGGTACGTATCGAACATCTATTAATAATCTGATCAATCCATCATGGTTTCTTAATTGGATTGAACCAATACCAGATGAGGTAAGATGATTGTTATTTGCGGTGTAAATAACTCCACATTCTCTTTCTTGAAAATCAATGAACCAGTCCcagttgggacacatatgataacTGCAAGCTGAGTCCATCAGCCATATGTCAGATGATTTGAATGGCTCTATTGTAACTAATGATAAATCAGAGTCGTCACAATCAACTACATTTGAATCCATGGCAGCCTTCCCATTGTTAGGTTTGGCCTTGTTTTTCAATTTTGggcagtctttcttccagtgccccctTTCTCGGCAAAAAGGAGCATTCATCTTTGCTTAGTCTGGATCTTTACTTGGATCTTCCTATCTTCGTTATCATATGATTTTGAAAACGACCTCTCAcgaccagtgcttctccttctccactcttttgtttttctatctttctttgttcatagttgTACAAGGCAGAACAAACTTCTTTGAGAGATACTTCATCAGTCCCATGAAGTAGAGTAGTTTCGAGGTGTTCGTACTCATCGGGAAGTGAACTTAATAACAGTAAGTCCATATCTCCATCATTAAAATTCACGTCCATGTTCTGCAAATCTGTTGCCAACTTATTAAAGCTGGTGATATGATCATTCATTGTAGTACTAGGAACATAAGTGAAGCGTAACAATCTTTTTTAATATAAAGTTTATTTTGACTCTTTTTCttcaagaatttatcctacaatgCATTCTAcgatttacttgcagaagtttcttGTGTATGGATACTTTTATTCTCTTGCAAGTACcacaagcaacacggttgataatctTCCAATCTTCCTCTCCTATATTGTCTAATTTCTTTTCTTCTATGGCAatatctagcccttgttgaaaaggGACATCAAGAACCTCAGCTTGTCACATCCCGAAATGTCCTGACCTGTCAAAAATTTCAACTATAAATTTCGCATTAGACATAATTCTTGTCATAAACGAAGATGCCAATGACATATTATTGACACCCGATGTGgactcttcatttttcttttctcccatATTTGCTACAGATACTATTTATTTATTGATACTACAGAATACTAAAGTAATTTCTTTACTGATGTGGAAGTTCAAACTAtgttgcaaccacagagcatactcaaatagaaccttggctctgataccaattgttgcgaaAGCCGAATATATAAAGAGTGATTAAATCACAACTACTATATCTAAAGATAGCTAATAAATAGTAAATGAGACAATAAAAAAGAACACCAGGAGTTTATGAGATTCGGCTACATTTGATTTTCTGCTTAGTCCTCGGACACAATCAACTCAAACTTTATTTCACttcaaaaatacaagtgaaatactACAAGAGAGAAAAAAGACTCAAATGCCTTAGGAGATAAGAAGGCAAGTGAGAGGTGTTTACAAATGAACAAAACTCTTGCTCTTTATAGAAGGGAAATGACTTTAATAATGTCATGTATGATATCACATAAAGTGTGATCATGCAAtgtaaatgcatgaaaaatgcatCTACCTAAAAGGAAGCTTCCAAATGATCACACTAGTTCACTTAATCTTGTCAAATTTAACAATAATCCTTTCAGATTGAGCTCCAATGTGTCAGTTCTTGGACCTTAAATTCTAATGTGGTTTCAAGTTATAGAAAGATTTGAGTACTTCTCTACTCTTCAATTATCTGTCTACGGACAATGTACCCAGTGTGTTCCCACAGTTGAGATctgggagggtagagtgtactcAAACTTTACTCCTACCTTGTGTAAATTAAAAAAGTTATTTTCGGTAGACCCTCAGCTCCACACGAAAACATCAAAATCAAATGcaaattttaaaatcaaaatctGGATCTTCTAAATGAGAGAATCAAGAATATACCAGTTTTAGGTGTCACATCAGAAGAACATGAATCACTGAGTGACAGACATGAACAATAACAAGTGAAGTATCGAAGGAACTTTGAAAGATTGTGGTGAAGGTGATAATTGACGACCATTCTTATAATAACACTACAGACTGTACACAACAAAAGTTGCCACCACTTAACTCAATTTTCATCTAGTTATAATAATCTACAaaactaatagcctgtttggccaagcttatttttggccaaaagtgctttttttgggccaaaagcacttttggcctcaatttgaggtgtttggccaagcttctggaaggaaaaaaagtgcttttgaggagaaacagaagcagttttggagaagcagaaaaaagcagtttctctccaaaagcacttttttgagaagcacttttgagaaaaatacacttagaaacagttttttaaagcttggccaaacactaattgctgctcagaagtgcttttcaaactaattagccaaacacaaactgcttctcaccaaaagtacttttgagaaaagcacttctcaaaataagctgatttttgcagcttggccaaacgggctataagaaTCTATGATGCACAGGAATCGACCTCATCTTTGTATAACCAGTTCTGCTACTAAATCTGTGTGAGCTTAGATGATAACCAGATGTTACAAGTAAGCTCTGAATTGTCTCATTAAAATGCACAATGACTCGATCCCACCAATGAGAAACTCAGGTCATCGGTCGATCTACACATCTCTGCTTCAATGGCTTCATTGGTTTTTGCTGCCTCAGTATTATTATCTTCATTTAGATCCTTCTGTTTTCCTTCAGCAACTGCCACACAGTCATGAAATCTGAAGCAGCTAATAAGATGGTCATTTGTTCATGAAGGAACAGACAATAGTGGGTCCCACGCCCTGGAAACCTCTCCGAACTAGGTTTTTACTGAACTTGAGGATACCGGAATCTGCCAACTATAGGCTTGTGGTTCATAAGCTCCAGATATACTTGTCAAATGACCCAAATCCGACACAAGCAAAACCTGCACAAATTTAGTTGCAATAACTAATGAAATACTTTAACAGCTAGATGTCTTTGATTCTATAACAGTTTTAATAGCCATTGCACATGCAAATATAGTCCAGGTAGGTATTTACAGAAGTTAACTGAATAAAGAGCAAAGGATATATCTTCGACACTTGACAAGCATTTTCAATGACTGCTCGCAGTTAAAGCTATGAAAACAGTGAGCATGCTGTATTTCGAGGTGCTAAAGTCTTCTCTTCATTCAATTTTGCCACTGCTATAGGATCAAAATCTGCAAATACTTCTCTGCACCAAGAAATATTTTTGTTAAAGAGAAGATTCGTTATACTGAAGAGTAGATTAGTCTAGAGCAGAAGAGAGAAGAACTACATGTCTTTTGGAGAATAAGTAAAACTACACTGTCAAAGCAAGGAAATTATCAACACGAGTACCTGAATATATGTCTTTTGCTAAATGGAAGGCCAAGTGAGTTCGGCCAAAGCTCCACAACAAACACTGAAAAACAATCTGGCAACTTACTTGTCATCATGTACTGGAATTCCCCATTCTTCATCATGGAAATTTGCATAAGATGGGTCTGATTAAAAGAGAGGCAGTATAAGAACGTAAAAGTTCAAGGTTCCAACATAAGAGATAATATACATAATGTAACTAAACTTTAGGCTACAAATATATTCCCCAAATGCTGGATATCTAGCTCTTCATAACCAAGCCGATATTAAGCCTTAATAATATTCTCTGAGAACCAGCTTTCATAAGGAAAGGTTTTACTATTGCAAATACAACTGTCCCTCACACTTCCTGCCTGTCGAGAGAGTGGGGGTAAATTTGCCTCATTTGCTGAATGAGGATGTATCTGAGCATAATGTGAACTATAGTTTTCATCACATTCGAGTTCTAACAAGCATGACTAAAGCGACAAAAACCAATAACCATGTCAAAAACACATAACGGGTGCTGAAAAGATTTACTGATCCAGCAATGTCATCTCATATACCTGAGTCTTTGACAGAAGGTGTTGTAGATGCAAGCCTAGCTGAATGCAGAACTTGAATATTTTGGTCTATTTTTTCTGTCTTAATCTTCTGATCATTTCGTAGCTCTGCAGTGTGGAAAAACAGTCTATTTACTAAACTGCTGCTGAAACATGAGTAGTTCTGGAAACAATTACAAGAAATTATACAACATGACACACATGGTGGATTTCTGACGTTGCAGCAATCTTTGTGCAAAAAACATGGCATGCTTGTATagaataattatttaaaaaaacgaGCAGTAATTCTTCCTCAAACTATGTTAGGGTGATATATATGACAAGCAAATACCTCGCATTCACTGTACAACTGGCAGCCTACCAGATCGCACATACCAGATAGAttagaaaactcaaatgataaCTTTAAGTACCTGATCAAACAACACTTTATACCATTCATACAGAACTAGGAAGTGAGATCATAGAATCTCTCCTCGGATCACCAGAAACAAAACAATTTTAGATGTTAATGAGAGTTGGAAGTTGCAAATTGAGGCAAAATTTGACAGGCTTTAAAATAAGCGCGAGAACAGATTGATGAGAAGCAAAATATCAATGCCCCTGCATTATTGCCTGAGGCAAACCATAACAAGAAATTTGACAGTACATATAACTTAAGTCACTATGTTTTTATATATCCGGATCAGAAGATTACACTCCCTCAACATGAAGTCGAAAAGAAAAGGTTccaaaaaatgaagaacaaaAAACTCAAGACACTACAATAGAGTAAGTTGGTCGCAACATCAATCATCAACCTCTTCCCTGATTTCCCTTACAAGTTCTTCCTTGTACTCATCAAATGAACCAGGGAACTTTTCCACAGTTCCATTCTCAACTACccaaatttcacttctttcttcatCGTCACAAACCCTTGATATGAGCCTTGAGTCGTGACTAACTAAAACAACTCCACCTGTGAATTCATCAAGTGCATCTGCCAAAGCATCAATACTCTGCATATCCAAATGGTTTGTCGGCTCATCCAATAGCAAGATGTGAGGCTTCGACATGGAAATGGATGTAAATACAACTCTAGCCTTTTGTCCCCCAGACAACTTTAGAATGGGGGTAAGATGGTTATGGCTGGGAAGTCCGAATTTTCCTAGCTTTGCACGAACAGCTTCTTGCTTACTAGGTCCCTCCTGATCTGGGTGAAGACGGAGCAGGTACTGGACTGGTGTTTCATCCATTGTGAGAAGATCAACAAAATGTTGCGAGTACCTTCCAATCCTCAACTTTTGACTCCTGCGGACTTCACCTTCTGTAGGAACTAAATCACCTGCCAAGAGGTTAAGCAAGGTCGATTTTCCTGCTCCATTGGGCCCAACAATAGCAACTCGAGTCCCCATATCAATTCCAACATCAACATCAGCGAGCCTAAAGTCTGGTCGAATAGGGTAGCTGAAGCTGACCTCAATTAGCTGAAGAAGCGGAGGCGTCAGTTCAGTAGGCTCAGGGAAGTGGAACTCCACGGTGTAGTCCCTCCACTTCTGAGGTGCTTCAGGTGGAGTTTCATCTTCATCAACCCTATCCTTGCCCTTCTTCTTTGATTCTTTGGCAGCTACAAATTTGGCTCGGTCTTTTACCTTCTCCTGTTGTGCTCGATTTCCAGATCTTTTGGCAGCTTTTAACTGCTTATCATAAATCTCAAACTTCTTGTTCATCTCTTTGCGACGTTGTTCATATCCACTTTCAAAACCATCAAAGTTACCCCGATAGAAGTGCAGTTTCAAGTCATGGAGATGAATAATCTCGTTGCAAACAGTGTTCAGAAAGTCTCGATCATGTGAAACAACCACCAGAGTTTTCTTCCATCTGCACAGGTACTCCTCTAACCATAGTACAGCCCGAAGGTCAAGATGATTAGTAGGTTCATCCAACAGCAATAGAGTAGGCTGAACAAAAAGAGCCCGTGCTAGAGAAATTCTCATCCTCCAACCACCACTAAAAGACCGGGTAGCACGACCCTGCATTTCCTTGGTGAAACCAAGTCCAGCAAGAATTTTCGATGCTTGTGCCTCAGCAGCATCTGATCCCATCAGCTGCAACCTTTCGTACAGTTCAGATAGTTTTTCTCCAACATCATCATTCCCATCAGCATCATCTTCATTCTCACCAACAGATGCAGCAGCATTCTGTAAAGATGCAGCCTCTTCTCGGAGCTTGATGAGTTCCTCGTTAGCTGAAACAACAGCTTCAAGGGCTGTCCTATCATCGCCAACTATCTCTTgttcaaccaaaagtacatcaaTGTTTTTGGGTACAGGAATCTTCCTCCAAGCAAGGAGCTTTAGTAGAGTGGACTTGCCCATCCCATTGGGACCAACTAAACCATATCTCTTCCCATGAGATATCTTTACTGATGTGTTCTTTAAAAGTTCTTTGCCACGAGCTGCTACAGAGAAATTCTCTATAGTTATATCCTTGACATTTGCATCAGCATCATCTTGACCTTCAAGAACAGACGCCCTGCTACCGATAACAACAGTAAAAGCATCATGATCATCCTTAAGAGCCACTTTTTTTGCCACCTCAGCTGCCTGAAAAGCAAGCACATCCTTCTTTTCGCGTTTCTTCAGCTCTTTATGACTTATGGAGGTATCAAGTGG comes from the Nicotiana sylvestris chromosome 4, ASM39365v2, whole genome shotgun sequence genome and includes:
- the LOC138890365 gene encoding uncharacterized mitochondrial protein AtMg00710-like: MNQTLLKKVLCMLSNTGLGREFLAEAITYAFHLINRLPSAVIGGKTPLEKWYGKPVEDYSFWHVFGSIAYYHVKESKLDPRAKKAIFMGIISEVKGYCLWHPEKEKIIFNRDVTFDESAITD
- the LOC104220338 gene encoding ABC transporter F family member 4-like, whose protein sequence is MGKKKTDEAGVSGKAKGSSKDGSKEGKKDKLSVSAMLASMDQKPEKPSKGSSGTGASKAKPKAAPKASAYTDGIDLPPSDDEEDEHLPEEEEELRRHRRNETSPLDTSISHKELKKREKKDVLAFQAAEVAKKVALKDDHDAFTVVIGSRASVLEGQDDADANVKDITIENFSVAARGKELLKNTSVKISHGKRYGLVGPNGMGKSTLLKLLAWRKIPVPKNIDVLLVEQEIVGDDRTALEAVVSANEELIKLREEAASLQNAAASVGENEDDADGNDDVGEKLSELYERLQLMGSDAAEAQASKILAGLGFTKEMQGRATRSFSGGWRMRISLARALFVQPTLLLLDEPTNHLDLRAVLWLEEYLCRWKKTLVVVSHDRDFLNTVCNEIIHLHDLKLHFYRGNFDGFESGYEQRRKEMNKKFEIYDKQLKAAKRSGNRAQQEKVKDRAKFVAAKESKKKGKDRVDEDETPPEAPQKWRDYTVEFHFPEPTELTPPLLQLIEVSFSYPIRPDFRLADVDVGIDMGTRVAIVGPNGAGKSTLLNLLAGDLVPTEGEVRRSQKLRIGRYSQHFVDLLTMDETPVQYLLRLHPDQEGPSKQEAVRAKLGKFGLPSHNHLTPILKLSGGQKARVVFTSISMSKPHILLLDEPTNHLDMQSIDALADALDEFTGGVVLVSHDSRLISRVCDDEERSEIWVVENGTVEKFPGSFDEYKEELVREIREEVDD